CATCGCTGATGGACGACGCCGCCTATTCGAGCTTTCTGAAGACGCTCTAGAGCAGGTTTGGAAAAAGCTGAAAGACTCTTTCGATGAGAACCTGCTCCACCATTTTGATTTTGAGCGAATCCTTATCGATCACATGATTCCATGTGATCGGGATGCGCTCTAAGCGCAAGGAAAAAGCGATGCGCTATCATCCGCTGTCACAGGCCGACAGAAGCGCCATGCTCGCCGCGATCGGCGTCCCCTCGATCGAGGCGCTCTACGCCGATGCGCCGCACGAGACGCTGCTAAAAACGACGCTCGACTTGCCGAACGGCAAGTCGGAGCTCGACGTCGAGCGTTTCTTCGCAAGGCTTGCCGCCCGCAACATGCCTGCATCACGCGCGCCGTTCTTTGTCGGCGCCGGCGCCTATAAGCATCACATTCCGGCAAGCGTCGATCATCTCATTCAACGTTCGGAATTCTTGACGAGCTACACGCCCTATCAGCCGGAGATCTCGCAGGGCACGCTGCAATATCTCTTCGAGTTCCAGACTCAGGTCGCTCTGCTCACAGGCATGGAGGTCGCCAACGCCTCGATGTACGACGGCTCGACGGCGACCGCCGAAGCCGTGCTCATGGCGCATCGCGTGACGAAACGGCGCAAGGCGCTGCTGTCCGGCGGACTGCATCCGCATTACGCCGAAGTGGTCCGCACCATCTCGCGCCTCGCCGAAGACGACGTCGAGACGATGGCGCCCGACGTTCGCGCCGCCGAAGATCTCATCGCGCGCATTGACGACACGCTGTCTTGCGTCGTCGTGCAGACGCCCGACGTCTTCGGCAATCTGCGCGATCTGACAAAGATCGCGGAAGCTTGCCATCGGAACGGCGCGCTTCTTGTCGCCGTCTTCACCGAAGCCGTGTCGCTTGGTCTCCTCAAATCGCCGGGCGCGGTGGGCGCCGACATCGTCGTCGGCGAGGGCCAGTCGATCGGCAATTCGCTGAATTTCGGCGGGCCTTATGTCGGGCTCTTCGCCACGCGGCAGGAATTCCTGCGGCAGATGCCCGGTCGCCTCGCTGGCGAAAGCGTCGACGCCGACGGCAGGCGTTCCTATGTGCTGACGCTTTCGACGCGCGAGCAGCATATCCGCCGCGACAAGGCGACCTCCAACATCTGCACCAACTCCGGCCTCTGCGCGCTCGCCTTCACCATCCATCTGACCTTGCTTGGCGAAGCCGGACTGACGCGGCTCGCGCGCGTCAATCACGCCAATGCGGTTTTGCTGGCGCACATGCTCGCGAACGTTCCGAACGTCGAGGTTCTCAACGAGACCTTCTTCAACGAGTTTACGCTTCGCGTCGATGGCGACGCCGCCGCGCTTATTGAGAGAATGGCGGCGCGCGGCGTTCTCGCCGGCGTTCCCGTCTCGCGGCTTCTGCCGCACGCCGGGCTTGACGATCTCCTCCTCGTCGCCGCCACCGAAGTGAACACGCAAGAAGATCGCGACGCGTTCGTCGCGGCGTTCAAGGAGTCGCTCTGATGCTCGACAGACCCGCAGTCGTCGAACCGCTCGATGACGACAAAACGCCTGCGACCTTCACCGGCAATCGCGGGCTCGATCAGGAAGAGCCTCTGATCTTCGAGATCGGCCGGGTTGACGCGACCGGCGTCGATATCGACGATCCCGCGCCCATCGCGACGCGGCTCGGCGCGCTGGAGCGCACGGCGCCCATCGGTCTTCCGGGACTCACCGAACCCGAGACGATGCGCCATTACGTGCGTCTGTCGCGCAAGAATTACTCGATCGACGCCGGGCTTTATCCGCTCGGCTCCTGCACGATGAAGCATAATCCGCGCAGCAATGAGAAGATCGCGCGTTATGAAGGTTTCGCGGATCTGCATCCGCTGCAGCCGCAGTCGACCGCGCGAGGCGCGCTGGAGTTGATGCAGATTCTTGCCGACTGGCTGATGACGCTCACCAATATGCCGGCGGTGGCGATGTCGCCGAAGGCCGGCGCGCATGGCGAGCTCTGCGGCATGATGGCGATCAAGTCTGCGATCGCAGCCAGAGGCGAAAGCGCGACGCGCAATGTCGTCCTCATTCCGCAGTCGGCGCACGGCACCAATCCGGCGACGGCGGCGCTGCTCGGCTTTTCGGTGCGCGTCGTTCCGGCGGCGCCGGACGGAACGGTGCGGGCGCAAGCCGTTAAGGACGCGCTCGCTCCGGACGTCGCCGCGATCATGCTGACCAACCCCAACACTTGCGGTCTTTTCGAGCGCGAGATCGTCGACATCGCCGACGCGCTGCATGAGGCCGGCGGCTACTTCTATTGCGACGGCGCGAATTTCAACGCCATCGCCGGCGTCGCGCGGCCGGGCGACTTCGGCATCGACGCCATGCACATCAATCTGCACAAGACCTTCTCGACGCCGCATGGGGGCGGCGGACCTGGCGCCGGCCCGGTCGTTCTCTCGGAACGTCTCGCGCCTTTCGCGCCGGTCCCGTTCATCCGCCGCAACGGGGACTCGTTGCAGCTCGTCGAAGACGCCGAGGGCACGCAAAGCTTCGGCCGGCTGACCGCCTTTCATGGCCAGATGGGCATGTTCGTGCGGGCGCTCGCCTATATGCTCGCGCATGGCGGCGACGGGCTTGCGCAGGCGTCGAAAGACGCCGTGCTGTCGGCGAATTATGTCCGCGCGTCGCTACGTGACGTGATGACCCAGCCGTTCGGCGATCGCATCTGCATGCATGAAGTCTTGTTCGACGACGCCTGGCTGCGCGGCACCGGCGTGACGACGCTCGATTTCGCCAAGGCGATGATCGACGAAGGCTATCATCCGATGACGATTTATTTCCCGCTGGTCGCGCATGGCGCGATGCTCGTCGAGCCGACGGAATCTGAATCGAAAGCCTCGCTCGATCTCTTCATCGCGACGCTGCGCGATCTCGCGCGGAGCGCCAAAGCCGGCGAGGTCGCGCGTTTTACCCCCGCGCCGCGATTGGCGCCGCGTAGGCGCGTCGATGAAGCGCTCGCCGCGAGAAAGCCGGTGCTGCGCTGGGAGGCGAAAGCGGCGAGTTAGGCGCGGATCGTTGACGGAATCGCATTGCGAGTCCGTCTCACACGAACGCCTTGACGCGTTCGCTCGGCGTGTCATATGTGGACGGCCCCGCTTGGCAAGGGGTTTTTTCTCGGCGCGGTGAACCTGGTGGCGGGTTTCGGTCATATGTCCGGCCTTTTGGCGCGGCGCGTATGTCCGCTGGCCCTGATGAAGTTCGACTGCGAAGGCTCCTGATCATTCCCGCGAGCTTGTCGCTCGTGACACGTAGCGCGGAGTGTCCTTCGTCGTCGTTTCCGACCCTGTCGTTCATCACGTCGAGATTTCGCCCTCGCCAAACTGCATGATTCGAACGGTTACGCCATCGATGGCTCCCCTGCGCGCGCCATGACTTCCGTTCGGAAGGCCTCGCCGGTCGTCATCATGGCCCAGATGATCCGCGCCAGCTTGTTGGCAAGCGCGACGGTCGCGAGCCGCGCCGGCTTCCTGGCCAAGAGGGCGACGAGCCAATCGCGCAGAACGCCGTTGCGTTTGCCGGCCACGCGCAACAGCGAGGTCGCGCCGAGCGTCAGGAGTTTCCGCAGATAGCGGTTGCCCTGCTTGGTGATGGCGCCGAGCTTTTCCTTGCCGCCGCTGGAGTTTTGCCTGGGCGTGAGGCCGAGCCAGGCGGCAAAGTCGCGCGCGGATTTGAAGACGCTGGGGTCCGGGACGCTGGCGACGATCGCCGTGGCGACGATCTTGCCGACGCCTGGGACGCCGGCGAGCAATCTGCTGGTCTCGCTTTGCGCATGGACGTTGGCGATCTCTTTATCGAGCGCGACGATCGAGGCGCTGATCGCCTCCAGCTGCTGGACGAAAATCTTTACAGCCGCCTTGGCGATTTCTGGAAGCGTCGCGTCATTCTTGGCTTTTTCCAGCAGTTCGCCGGCATGGCCGACGCCCTTGGCGGCGACGACGCCAAACTCCGCGAGATGTCCGCGCAGCGCATTGACGCTCATGGTGCGCTGCTTGACCAGAAGCTCGCGCGTCTTGTGCAGCATCAAGCTCGCCTGGTTCTCGGCGCTTTTGATCGGCACGAAGCGCATGTCTGGCCGCGACACGGCCTCGCACACCGCCGCGGCGTCGACCGCGTCGTTCTTGCCGCGCTTGACATAGGGCTTGACGTAAATCGGCGGGATCAGGCGCACGTCATGGCCCATGGCGCGCAGTTCGCGTCCCCAATAATGCGCCGAGCCGCAGGCTTCCATGCCGATCAGGCAGGGCCCCGCCTCGGCGAAAAATGCAAGAAAACCATCACGCCGCAGCTTGCGCGTGACGGCCCGCCCATCCTCGCTCACCAGCGCGTGAACTTGAAAATACCGCTTGCCCAAATCAATCCCGATTCTGATAAACTTCTTCACGGACGGCCTCCCTCTCTGTGGCGCTCCGGCGACCACGTCTTGGCACTTTAGATGCCGTCGAGGCGGGGCCGTCCACCCCATCATTCCCGGCGGGCCGTAGGCCTGACCGGGAATCCAGAGCAACGTCACGCAAGATCATTCGTTCTGGATTCCCGATCGCGCGCTACGCGCGCGTCGGGAATGACATTCGAACTGTTCGATAGACGCGATATCAGAGCGCCGGCGGCCCCGTGCGCGGCGGTAAAATCGGCAGAACCACCTCAGGCTGGCGCCCGGTTAGAGAATCGAGGAAGGCGACGATCTTGTCGGTCTCGTCGGCGCCGAGTTCGATGCCGAGCTGGCTTTCGCCCATCAACGCCACGGCCTTCTTCAGATCGAAGGTCGCGCCGGTATGGAAATAGGGCGCGGTCAGTTCGACGTTGCGCAGCGAGGGAACCTTGAAGGCGTATTTGTCGGCGATCGCCTTGGTGACCGCGTAGCGGCCCCAGTCGTCCGGCGGCAGAAATTCCGCGCTCGGCTGTTTGACGACGCCGAAACGCGCATACATGCCGCCGCCGACGTTGACGCCGTTATGGCAAGTTACGCAGCCCTTATCGATGAAGAGCTTCAACCCGTCCTTCTGCGCGTCGGACAGCGCCTGATCGTCCCCCTTCAGCCAGCGGTCGAACGGCGCGTCGGGCGTGATCAGCGTCGCCTCGAAAAGCGCGATGGCGCGGCCGATGTTGGCATAGGCGACGGGATCGCTCTGCTCGGGAAACGCCAATTTGAAGGCCGCAACATAACCCGGGATTCCCTTGAAGAGCTCGACGGCGCGCTGCTTTGCGGCCGCATGTTCCGTCGGATTGATCGGCATCGGGCCGCCGCGGGTTTTCAGCATCGCCTTGGGATTGGCCATCACCGAATTGACCACCTGGTCGGAAAGATCGGCGGCGCGGCCGTCCCAATATTGGGCCTTGTTGAAAATGGCGTTCAGCACCGTGAGCACTTCACGGCCCGCGAGCTGCGCGTTGTGGCCCCCCGAGAGCGCGCCGCCATCGACGCCGCCCATGCTCAGATTGTGACAATCGGCGCAGCTGATGTCGTGAGTTTCGGAAAGTCGCGGCTCGAAATACAGCATCTTGCCGAGCGCGAGTTTTTCCGGCGTCGCCGTCTCTCCAGGAATCGCCGGCGGCGCTGACGGAATCGGCTGGAAAAGCTCCTTCGCCCGGTCCCTCAGGCCTGCGTCGGCAAACGCCGGGCCGCCGACAAGAAGCGCGACAAGAAAGACGATCGAAGAAAGACGCATGGCGGATTTCACCCGGATGGAAGCGGCGCAAAAGATTGAAGATTATAACACAGCTGCATCGGCGCGAGGCGAGATGCGTCGGTCGGCGGCTAAGCGTCACACGTCACTGGCTCGCCCAGAGAATGCGCGCCATCCAGCTGACCTCGTCGCGCGGAATCGTGCGGTCCGGGTAGGCCGGATTGACCGAACGCAGTTCGATCGTTCGCGCCGTCTCGCGTTTCAGCTCCTTGGCCATGATCTCGCCCGAAGTGGTCTTCACCACCACCCGATCGCCGCGCCGCACCGGCGCGGCCGGCGAGACGATCACCACATCGCCATCGCGATACAGCGGCGCCATGGAGTCGCCTGAGATCTCGAGCGCGTAGGAATGTTCGTCGGCCTCTGCGAGCACGTCGATTTCGTCCCAGCCGGCGCCGGTGGCGAAGCCCGCATCGTCGAAAAAGCCGCCGACCCCCGCCTGGGCCAGGCCGATCAGCGGCCGCGTATGGCGCAACCGGCCGGCGGCGCTATTCGCCATCACCAAGGACATGAATTCGTCGAGCCCGGCGCCGGTCGCGGCCAGCACCTTGGCGATCGATTCGGTCGAGGGCCAGCGCTGGCGCCCGCTCGCCGTTTCGCGTTTGGAGCGATTGAAGGTCGTGGGATCGAGGCCGGCTTTGCGCGCCAGGCCGGACGGCGTCATGCCATATCGCTCTCCGAGCGCGTCGATCGCCGCCCAGATCTGGGCATGGGTGAGAATGTCGGACATGGCTGGCCGCGGCTTGGAAGAATTTCCTAGTGGATAGGAATATATCTATTAACCATGCCGCACAATAGGAAATGTGCGCGTCGGCTTGGCGCGCGCGAGGCCAGGCGCCATAACCCCTCCTCCCTGCGTCGTCTTCCACGCCGCGCGCTCTAATTGCCGGGTTGCATGCCCTCCTCGCCCGAGCCCGCGCCAAATCGCCTGCGCCACCCTTTCCTCACTCTCTGGCTTGGGATTCTCGTCACCATCAGTGTCGCGGGAGGCGCGGCCTTGGCCGCTGTCGCGGTCCTGGGGCTTGGCGAATTTCTGTCACTCGTCAGCCGCCTGCCGACGCCGACGCCGCAGACGGCCGCCGTCGGCGCGATCTTCGCGGCGACCTATCTCGTGCTCGCGATCGGCAAGCTGCCCTATTATCGGCTCGACCGCGCCGGCGCCGCGCTGCTCGGCGCGAGCCTGATGATCGGCGTTGGCGCTCTGACGCTTGACGAGGCCTATCGCGCCATCGATTTCGACGCCATCACTTTGCTGCTTGGCATGATGATCGTCGTCGCCAATCTGCGCCTCTCGGGCTTCTTCCGCCGCGCCGCCGATTGGCTCGCGGACGTCGCGCGCCGCCCGATTTTTCTGCTCGCGGCGGTCGCGGCGGCGACGGGGCTGTTTTCCGCCTTTCTCGTCAATGACGCGATCTGCCTCGTCATGCCGCCGCTGGTCGTGGATTTGGCGCAGCGGCTGAAGCGCGATCCGACGCCCTATGTTCTTGCGATCCCGCTCGCCTCCAATGTCGGCAGCGTCGCGACGATCACCGGCAATCCGCAAAATATGATTATCGCCACCGCCTCGGGCATTTCCTACGGCGATTTCACTCAAGCGCTATGGCCCATCGCCCTCGCCGGCGTCGCGCTCACGATCCTATTCGTGGCGATCGCCTTTCCGCACGAATTTTTCTCGCGCGAGAAATTGCCGCCGATCGTCACGGCGCCGCGCCCCTTTCATCCGGCGCTCGCGTCAAAAGCGCTGCTGATCACCGCGGCGATGATCGGGTTCTTTTTCGCCGGCGTTCCGCCCGCCAAAGCGGCGATCATCGCCGGCGGGCTGCTGCTGCTCACGCGACGCATAGGCTCGAAGAAGATCTACGGCGAAATCGACTGGCCGCTGCTTTTGATGTTCGCCGGACTCTTCATCGTCGTCGGCGCCTTCGACAAGGTGGTGCTGACGCAAGGAGAGATCGCGGACGTCGGGCGGCTCAGACTCGATGACGCGCCGGCGCTCGCGCTCGTCTCCGCCGTGCTGTCCAATATCGTCAGCAATGTGCCGGCCGTTCTCGCGCTGAAGCCATTCGTCATCGGACTGAGCGATCCCAAGCGCGCCTGGCTGATCGTCGCCATGGCCTCGACGCTCGCCGGCAATTTCACGCTTGTCGGCTCGATCGCCAATCTCATCGTCCTCGAGCGGGCGCGCGCGCTTGGCGTCACCATCGGCTTCTGGACCTATTTCAAGGTCGGCGCGCCGCTGACCCTCGCGACGATCGCGCTCGGACTGTGGAGACTGTAGGGGGCGCTACGCCTCCTCCCCGCTCTCTTCCGAGGCGCGTCCCGATATGCGGCGGCGCGTATGCTCGCGCCGGATCTTTCGATTGCGCTCCGCATGCCGCGCGCGCGTCTTGTCATCGGACGGCTGCAGCAGCTTGCGAAACTCGTCGCGTTTCTCATGGATCGAGGCGATGACGAAGCCCATTGGGACGCCGATATCGACGAGCACGGTTTCGGCGAGCTGCAGGCTGGCTTCGACCGTTTCGGGAATCGCGTCGGTTGCGCCAAGCTTGTAGAGTTCGGTGGCGTGGTCGGCGTCGCGCGCGCGCGCCACGATGGTGAGATCGCCGCGGATGTCATGCGCCAGGCGGACGATCTCTCCGGCCGCGTGGACATTTTCGATCGTCACGACGAGCGCGCGGGCCTGCGCCACCCCGCAACGCATCAGGAACTCGCGCCGCGTCGCGTTGCCCCAGTAGATTTCGACGCCGTCCTCGCGCCCCGCGGTCACCAGCGACACGACGTTTTCGACGGCGACGAACGGGATGTCGTGGCGCTTCAGCATTTCGCCGACAAGGCTGCCGATTCTGCCATAGCCGACGATCACGACGCGGTCCTCGGCAACTTCAGCCGCCGGCGCGAGATCCGCATAAAGCAGTTCGTCCTCGGCTTCCGTCGCCGGCGGGACAAGAGCGGCGCCGATCCGGCCCAGAAGCGGAATGGCGAAAATGCTGATCGTGACGACGATCATCGCGTCGGCGCCATAGTGACCCGGCAGCACGCCGACGGCCATGGCCGATGTCAGCAGCGCGAAGGCGAATTCGCCGCCCGGCGCAAGCAGCAGCGACGCCTCGGCTGAGGGGCGCCAGTCGACGCCAAAGAGCCGCGCAAGAATGAAGATGATCGCGCCCTTAACCGCGATCAGCCCCGCGGCGTATATGAAGATCGGAAAGGGATCCGCGGCGACGGCGCCCATGTCGAGACCGGCGCCGACCGAAACGAAGAAGAGCCCGAGCAACAGACCCTTGAACGGCTCGATCGTCACCTCGACCTCGCGCCGGAACTCCGTCTCCGCCAGCAGCAGCCCGGCGATGAAGGCGCCAAGGCCCATGGAGAATCCGGCGGCCGCCGAAAGCGCCGCCTCGCCGATGACCACCAGAAGGCAGGCGG
This window of the Methylocystis hirsuta genome carries:
- a CDS encoding anion transporter; this translates as MPSSPEPAPNRLRHPFLTLWLGILVTISVAGGAALAAVAVLGLGEFLSLVSRLPTPTPQTAAVGAIFAATYLVLAIGKLPYYRLDRAGAALLGASLMIGVGALTLDEAYRAIDFDAITLLLGMMIVVANLRLSGFFRRAADWLADVARRPIFLLAAVAAATGLFSAFLVNDAICLVMPPLVVDLAQRLKRDPTPYVLAIPLASNVGSVATITGNPQNMIIATASGISYGDFTQALWPIALAGVALTILFVAIAFPHEFFSREKLPPIVTAPRPFHPALASKALLITAAMIGFFFAGVPPAKAAIIAGGLLLLTRRIGSKKIYGEIDWPLLLMFAGLFIVVGAFDKVVLTQGEIADVGRLRLDDAPALALVSAVLSNIVSNVPAVLALKPFVIGLSDPKRAWLIVAMASTLAGNFTLVGSIANLIVLERARALGVTIGFWTYFKVGAPLTLATIALGLWRL
- the gcvPA gene encoding aminomethyl-transferring glycine dehydrogenase subunit GcvPA produces the protein MRYHPLSQADRSAMLAAIGVPSIEALYADAPHETLLKTTLDLPNGKSELDVERFFARLAARNMPASRAPFFVGAGAYKHHIPASVDHLIQRSEFLTSYTPYQPEISQGTLQYLFEFQTQVALLTGMEVANASMYDGSTATAEAVLMAHRVTKRRKALLSGGLHPHYAEVVRTISRLAEDDVETMAPDVRAAEDLIARIDDTLSCVVVQTPDVFGNLRDLTKIAEACHRNGALLVAVFTEAVSLGLLKSPGAVGADIVVGEGQSIGNSLNFGGPYVGLFATRQEFLRQMPGRLAGESVDADGRRSYVLTLSTREQHIRRDKATSNICTNSGLCALAFTIHLTLLGEAGLTRLARVNHANAVLLAHMLANVPNVEVLNETFFNEFTLRVDGDAAALIERMAARGVLAGVPVSRLLPHAGLDDLLLVAATEVNTQEDRDAFVAAFKESL
- the gcvPB gene encoding aminomethyl-transferring glycine dehydrogenase subunit GcvPB; this encodes MLDRPAVVEPLDDDKTPATFTGNRGLDQEEPLIFEIGRVDATGVDIDDPAPIATRLGALERTAPIGLPGLTEPETMRHYVRLSRKNYSIDAGLYPLGSCTMKHNPRSNEKIARYEGFADLHPLQPQSTARGALELMQILADWLMTLTNMPAVAMSPKAGAHGELCGMMAIKSAIAARGESATRNVVLIPQSAHGTNPATAALLGFSVRVVPAAPDGTVRAQAVKDALAPDVAAIMLTNPNTCGLFEREIVDIADALHEAGGYFYCDGANFNAIAGVARPGDFGIDAMHINLHKTFSTPHGGGGPGAGPVVLSERLAPFAPVPFIRRNGDSLQLVEDAEGTQSFGRLTAFHGQMGMFVRALAYMLAHGGDGLAQASKDAVLSANYVRASLRDVMTQPFGDRICMHEVLFDDAWLRGTGVTTLDFAKAMIDEGYHPMTIYFPLVAHGAMLVEPTESESKASLDLFIATLRDLARSAKAGEVARFTPAPRLAPRRRVDEALAARKPVLRWEAKAAS
- a CDS encoding IS110 family transposase — protein: MKKFIRIGIDLGKRYFQVHALVSEDGRAVTRKLRRDGFLAFFAEAGPCLIGMEACGSAHYWGRELRAMGHDVRLIPPIYVKPYVKRGKNDAVDAAAVCEAVSRPDMRFVPIKSAENQASLMLHKTRELLVKQRTMSVNALRGHLAEFGVVAAKGVGHAGELLEKAKNDATLPEIAKAAVKIFVQQLEAISASIVALDKEIANVHAQSETSRLLAGVPGVGKIVATAIVASVPDPSVFKSARDFAAWLGLTPRQNSSGGKEKLGAITKQGNRYLRKLLTLGATSLLRVAGKRNGVLRDWLVALLARKPARLATVALANKLARIIWAMMTTGEAFRTEVMARAGEPSMA
- a CDS encoding cytochrome-c peroxidase, with the protein product MRLSSIVFLVALLVGGPAFADAGLRDRAKELFQPIPSAPPAIPGETATPEKLALGKMLYFEPRLSETHDISCADCHNLSMGGVDGGALSGGHNAQLAGREVLTVLNAIFNKAQYWDGRAADLSDQVVNSVMANPKAMLKTRGGPMPINPTEHAAAKQRAVELFKGIPGYVAAFKLAFPEQSDPVAYANIGRAIALFEATLITPDAPFDRWLKGDDQALSDAQKDGLKLFIDKGCVTCHNGVNVGGGMYARFGVVKQPSAEFLPPDDWGRYAVTKAIADKYAFKVPSLRNVELTAPYFHTGATFDLKKAVALMGESQLGIELGADETDKIVAFLDSLTGRQPEVVLPILPPRTGPPAL
- a CDS encoding S24 family peptidase, translated to MSDILTHAQIWAAIDALGERYGMTPSGLARKAGLDPTTFNRSKRETASGRQRWPSTESIAKVLAATGAGLDEFMSLVMANSAAGRLRHTRPLIGLAQAGVGGFFDDAGFATGAGWDEIDVLAEADEHSYALEISGDSMAPLYRDGDVVIVSPAAPVRRGDRVVVKTTSGEIMAKELKRETARTIELRSVNPAYPDRTIPRDEVSWMARILWASQ
- a CDS encoding cation:proton antiporter → MTSSIHLESYREALVFLATAGVVVPLFHRIKISPVLGFLFAGAALGPFGLGRFAQGHEWARNFTITNVEGVSNLAEFGLVFLLFMIGLELSWERLARLRRLVFGLGLAQVAVCASVLAAVGYYHFSVEFGPSMLMGIALAMSSTAVVLPVLAEARRLNKTSGRVAFSVLLFQDLAVAPALFLVSALAEAKNGGFTGEQAAWAFGRAFLAMGALIFIGRLLLRPLFRMVAAVQLTELFMAACLLVVIGEAALSAAAGFSMGLGAFIAGLLLAETEFRREVEVTIEPFKGLLLGLFFVSVGAGLDMGAVAADPFPIFIYAAGLIAVKGAIIFILARLFGVDWRPSAEASLLLAPGGEFAFALLTSAMAVGVLPGHYGADAMIVVTISIFAIPLLGRIGAALVPPATEAEDELLYADLAPAAEVAEDRVVIVGYGRIGSLVGEMLKRHDIPFVAVENVVSLVTAGREDGVEIYWGNATRREFLMRCGVAQARALVVTIENVHAAGEIVRLAHDIRGDLTIVARARDADHATELYKLGATDAIPETVEASLQLAETVLVDIGVPMGFVIASIHEKRDEFRKLLQPSDDKTRARHAERNRKIRREHTRRRISGRASEESGEEA